DNA from Mustela lutreola isolate mMusLut2 chromosome 6, mMusLut2.pri, whole genome shotgun sequence:
aaaaaataacttaTATTGTGTATATGAAgatgtcaattttatttttaaaacaaaaaagtacacaaaatcaataattacaaaataaataaatagaagcaatAAGTACAACAtatggtaaaaaatattttaaagctataatGAATTAAGAGAGACTATaagtggaagaagaaagaatatgggAAAAGAAAGACTTGGAAAAGGTCTTGAAGTATTTTGAATGAGAATGAGGAATACCTACTAATGACAATCTGCTACTTTCTAGGACAGCAGCCATCATAGTCACTCATATATCACATCCTGGAGTGTCTCTTTTGGCTcctagtattttttcttttttaaagactcataTGTTTATGTTTGAAACTAAGTATTATTTTCCCACtagtatttacatatttattttacttagtttttaaatttttaaacataatgcATAAAACTCATTATtatagccatttatttatttatttatattgcttttttaattatgttatgttagtcaccatacatcattagttttttatgtagtgttgcaagattcattgtttatgtataacacccagtgctccatgcaatatatgccctccttaatatctaccACCATGctcacccccacaccccactcccctctaaaactctcagtttctcagagtccacagtttctcacgGTTCATGTCTCCCCATGATTTATcccaattatttttcctttccttctcctaatgtcctccatgttatttcttatgttccacaagtaagtgaaaccatatgataattgattttctctgctttacttatttcactcagcataatctcctccagtccaatccatgttgatgcaaatttgggtattcatcctttctgatggttgagtaattaatattccattgtatatatggccctcctctttatccattcatctgttgaagagcatcttggctctttccacagtttgactattgtggacattgctgttatgaaccttgggtgcatgtggcccttcttttcagtgcatctgtatcttgggggtaaatacccagtagtgcaattgctgggtcatagggtagctctatttttaattttttgaggaatctccacactgttttccaaagtggctgcaccaacttggattcccaccaacagtgtaagagggtttcactttgtccacatcctctccaacgtTTGtggtttcttgccttgttaatttttgccattctaagtggtgtaaggtggtatcacaatgtggttttgatttgaatttccctgatgactaatgatgaacAACACCCTCCCAgcgacccctccccccaaaaccaaaaaacaaaaaaacagataatcaagttaaaaaatgggtattttaacagtcaactaatcttcgacaaagcaggaaagaatgtccaatggaaaaaagacagcctcttcaataaatggtgctgggaaaattggacagccacatgcagaaaaatgaaattggaccatttccttataccacacacaaaaatagactcaaaatggatgaaggacctcaatgtgagaaaggaatccatcaaaatccttgaggagaacacaggcagcaacctcttcgacctcagccgcagcaacatcttcctaggaacaacaccaaaggcaagggaagcaagggcaaaaatgaactattgggatttcatcaagatcaaaagcttttgcacagcaaaggaaacagttaacaaaatcaaaagacaactgacagaatgggagaagatatttgcaaacgacatatcagataaaggactagtgtccagaatctataaagaacatagcaaactcaacacccaaagaacaaataatccaatcaagaaatgggcagaggacatgaacagacatttctgcaaagaagacatccagatggccaacggacacatgaaaaagtgctccatatcactcggcatcagggaaatacaaatcaaaaccacaatgagatatcacctcacaccagtcagaatggctaaaatcaacaagtcaggaaatgacagatgctggcgaggatgcggagaaaggggaaccctcctccactgttggtgggaatgcaagctggtgcagccactctggaaaacagcatggaggttcctcaaaatgttgaaaatagaactgccctatgatccagcaattgcactattgggtatttaccctaaagatacaaacgtagtgatccaaaggggcacgtgcacccaaatgtttatagcagcaatgtccacaatagccaaactacggaaagaacctagatgtccatccacagatgaatggatcaagaagatgtggtatatatacacaatggaatactatgcagccatcaaaagaaatgaaatcttgccatttgtgacaacatggatggaactagagcgtatcatgcttagcgaaataagtcaagcagagaaagacaactatcatatgatctccctgatatgaggaagtggtgatgcaacctgggggcttaagtgggtaggagaagaataaatgaaacaagatgggattgggagggagacaaaccataagtgactcttaatctcacacacacaaaaaaaactgagggttgctggggggaggggggttggtagaaggaggtgggattatggacattggggagggtatgtgctttggtgagtgctgtgaagtgtgtaaacctggtgattcacagacctgtacccctggggataaaattatatgtttataaaaaataataaaaaaatgggtATTTTAGCCATCTTAAAGTATACAATTAAGTGGTATTTATACCTTCACAGTATTGTCCAAACATCATCAGCATGCAGTTCTAGATTATTACTCTGGAAGAAAACTCCATACTATTAATCAGTccctactcattttttttccttccccctagCAcctggcaatcactaatctattttctgtctctataaattttcctatgctagatatttcatataatatatttCATTCCATATGTCACAAAACACATGGAGTTTTTagtatctggctttttttttttttgtactaaatatagtatttttaggGTTCATACATGTTATAGAATATACcaatgtttcattcttttttttaattgacaatttttttaagaGCTGTGTTAGATTCATGCAAAATTGTGTGAAAAATCCAGAGCATTCCcatgtccctcctctctctccccataaTTTCCTATTAACACTTTGCATTGGTTTATTACATTTGTTACAACAGATGAACCAATAATGATGCGTTATTTTCAAATACAATCTCTATATGGGGTCCACATTAGGGTTCATTTTTTGTGTTGTACATCCTGTTGGGTTTGACAAATGTTTTACTACTTTTGATTCTTAATATACCTTTTATAATTTTGAAGTCAAATTTATTAGTAGATATGCTGGCTTTgccttaaaatatgttttattttactctacTTTGActtaatgcaattaaaaatattttatttaataaattctgaAGGTTAACtatcccctccttttttttcttccgcCGTGATCAATctaattttttgcttgttttttttatctGCTTGTGCAGGCCcaatatataatttataggtTTTCCCTTGGAAGAGCTCATgaaaatggtttgtttttttttaacagtcaaaTTCTTTCACGATGTATTAAGAAACATGTTTTTCTTTAGCTGAACAAATTGGggcttaatttattttctcagctcCAATGCCAGTTTGAAAAACCATGGGGAAAGAGAATGATTGGTGGCTTGATTAAGACACTGCAATCACTGATGCAGTTGCTTTGGCTGATGGATGAGTGACTGGATTGCCCCATCAAAGATCCAGTTCCCTGTCACTCCTGATGTAATTGGAGCTGGTTGTAGTCATGCAAAGCATGGCGATTCTCAGAAGAGATGTATGGATTTGACAGATCTCAGTTTAAGGGAGAGGACCAGAGGAAATCAGAAACCAAATTTTTTAACCCCTCTGCAGGACTTTTTCCTTATTGTCAGTAGACTTTAAGTTCCATTAAGGCAgtgatgtttttcctttttttgtgtgtcctCACAAAGTAGAAAAGTGTCATATATTAGGAATATTATGAAATAGAGGAATAGATTCATAAATAGTTTATTCAATATCTTATCTGTAGAATACACTTTGCTGGGCTGTAGAGATAAAATGCTTAGTAAGGCATAATTCCTGCCTTAAGATAGTTCTTTATTCTAGTGAAGTCTCTTTGATTTTTGAATGTCTTATCATTCCCTCATAAAGTCTACTCATAATGGGATTGCCAGAACAGTCTggcaacaaatatttaattgatGGTGTCAGATGGTGAATTCAAGGTCACTACTTTGTCAGGAACTGTGGGCTACTTGGAGATCCTTCATTGCTTGTGGATTTGCCCAACCTTAAAGATGAAGATATGATGTATGATATTATCCCTGACATTTCTACAACTGTGATTCCAACAGAACATCAcacttcacattttctttcattgCCCACCTCTAGCCTTTGATCCTGAATCTCTAAGTTTAAAAGGACAAAATCCATTAAAATAAGTGGAGGAGCAGCAGAAgcttgctggctcagttggagtaTGCGGCTCTTGATCTCTGAGTCCTGACCAAGCCAACACTCGGCATTGAGATTACTTAACACAACAACAACGTTTGAAAGCCAGAGAGCCGCCCCCAGGTCACCTGTTGATCAGCCTGCCTGACTAGCATTTGCCATAGTAGCTGTCATGGGATTGCAGGGGAGACCATCTCCCTGGAGTTGGATTCACTTTCCCCAAGTGTGGTCAGACCTACATGGTGCACTATCTGGGGATACTTGAAATGAAGATGGAAAGAAACTTGATTATCTCAGGGACAGAAACAAGCTCTTTACGTTTATCTTAGGCAGCAAGAGATGACCTGAGGCTGAGAAGAAGGGGTTGCCCACAAGAATGTGGATCAGAGAGCCAAACTGACTATCTCTCCAGACATTTCTGGTGTGGTGTCACTGGGCATCCAGTCATCATCCCACCAAATGCCACTATCCTCTTTGACTCAGAGCTTCTGAAACTGGAATAACAGGAATAGCCTCCTCCCTGAGCTCCCCATTCTTAGGTGTGTCATGGAAGGATCTGGTATGTCCAGATGCACTTGTGAATCCTATGGCACTTTTCCTGACTTTCCACTATACTCTTCGTATAAACATGACCCATGAATGTGTTCTGGAACTCAGCtttgctctttccttctctccttctatgTGTGTTGCCTTAAATTATATGCCATAAATCTCaagttactcattttattttgtttttgttttggggtgaaGGTTCAGTTTCAGTCTTTTGGATCTAGATTTCTAGATCCAAATCCATCTAATACTTAAGTATTAGTAAGGTATAAATAGCACAAGTAATGGgttaactttgttttaaaaaaatttttaaagattttatttatttacttgagagagagagtgcacaagcagtgagaaggggcagagagagagggagaagaagactcccctcttaggaggaagcctgatgtggatggggcttgatcccaggaccctgagatcatgacctgaacctaaggcagacactttaccaactgagccacccaggtgccccatggtttgATTAGTGTGGGAGggaattttgttattatttttttggatGAAATTTTCATCTAttacaaattaaacatttttgctGTTGCACTGAAAGCTTTAGCAGATTTGAGGTTCTGTTGAGGGCTGAATTACTCTCCAAGTTGAGAGATGTCCTTGGGTCAAATTAAAAGCCCTACCTGAAACTGATGTGGGGAGAAGAAGAACCTTTGCATCCACTGCCCAGCCCCAGACTCACCTTAAACTCTGTCTTTTGAAAGCATCTCACTGAGATGTCAGACACTACAGATATCTGTCCCCAGACCAGCAGTGATCGCTGAAGACTTCTTTGTGGcctagttttattattattaattattattattattgttattattattattgttttccaTCCTGAGGTTTTTCTAATGTATATTCAGGACTTTTGTAATCTCATAGCTATCCAAGTTCCACCTCCCAAGTTTTAGGAACTTAATCAAAAGCTTAAATTGAACATGCTGTTCATAGACACCCAATGAAAAGTCCAGCAATCATGACAAACCCTAGGGTATTGTCTTGAAGAAATGATGCTGGCCATCACAGCTTCAGCATCACCTGGTTTTGATGTTCAGCTCCCCATGCTGAGCTCAGTTTCTtagcttttcctccctctcccacccctctgctGTCCTGCATAGTGAATTGATGAGAGAAAATTATTGCTGTGTACCCTACCTCCTCCACCTCACACTACATAAGGGTTTGAGTTTTATGATTACAATAAAAATGCTTTATGCtgacttttctaaaaaaaaaaatgagtggagaAGTGACAGGGGGAGGAATCCCATTGTAGaacaaaatatgaatttagtttCTTTAggtaagatatttaaaaactcatttggAAATCTCATGCTGATTGCTCTGagtatttaaaaaagtaacatatcCCTAACTGAACCCATTATCCTTCCTGCTCTATATCATAGTTCCAATCCCCTTTGTTCCTATTTTGTGGTTTTCTCCATGTAAAGGGTTCTCATGTCCAGAAATCCATGTCCATTTGATTATAGCTATTAACATTTGTCTACCATTCATTTATCTCTCTCCTCCCTTAATTTTTGCTTGCTTTTGATGTAAGTATTCTCTTTACTGTCAGTAATGTTAATATTCTGGGCTCTGGCTTCATTATTCCTGGTTCCAATACTCGTCTTACCTCTTAGTGTGTCAGTGAAATTTTGCTAAGAAGATATATCTTCCAAGAGAGGTGGTTAATGGGACttaaacagtttaaaaattgGTTAATAGTGTGGAAAAATCTAAGTGGATTCTTCTCTCTCCAGGAAGAGGGGGCTCATTTAACAGGAGAGACtcatattttatatcctgaagacATAAGCTTTTGAAGCCTTAGTTGCACTAAAGGCAAAGAATCCCTCAATAGTGGTAAGAAGATGatcagaacaggaaaaaaagaaatatgccagTGTTAGCAGTGCCTTTCTCCATGAAGCCTCCAGATGTTTCTTCATtcttatttgaacatttttctctGAAAGCGTAAAGTACAACAtcaattcttttttcattcacATATTCACATATGACACAATTCAGGACTTGCTAACCAGtgagaatttgttaaaaaaaaaaaaagtgtgtgtgtgtgtgtgtgtgtgtgtgtgtgtgtgtgtgtctttcatcACAGAAACGTTGGGCTCCTGCTCAAATGGTTTATAGCTCCACAGCAGTCCTCCCCACTGCATGGCAAACTCCAGGTTTCAAGGTCAGTGGACATGAACCTGAAGAAAGGGCAAGCCAAACTATTAACTTTCACAAGGCTTGAACAAATTTGTGTATCTACAATAGTAGTAATATGCATTAAGGATCCACTCAACTGATTCTTCCCTTCAAACACCACCGCTCCTTCATATTTGATAACAAAAATAACAGgaagagagatttttcttttaatgtggttttaaaaatatttacttcaatACACAGTACCAGAACAGAGGAGAGGCCATGCATTTTTTGGGAATTTTCTTATGACAAATTGTTGCTGCTCAAAAAGACACTGTATTTCCCCAAAAATAACACAAGAGGAAATTCCCCCAGATATTTTTCAGTTgtcccatttctctttctgcctttgcctctctgaAAGGGGCTGAAATCACACGTAGTGAAGCTGACTTACTCTCCACACAAGGACAGCTTTCTTGGAGAACATACCAATAAGAAGCCTGAGCAAGAGCAGCAGAGGTGCTGATACTTCACTTCTTATGCAAGTAATAGATGGTTAGCTTCTTGGGGGACACCCATGTCACCACTCCTTAAATGAGTTACAGAGATATTTGGAGAAGAATCAGGATAATTGTCAGTGTCATCTGAAGTTGTGCAGATGGTCACAGATGTGCCAGCACCCTGAAGGCTAAAATAAGGACGCAGGGTCTGATGTAAGGTAAttccaataaaagaaaagatgtgaGACCCATCAAGCATGTTGTAAAATGACAAATCTCCATCTTCCTGGTCCAAGAAAACTCCTATCCTTTGATGATGCTGTCTCGGTGACAGTGACTCTGAGGCGATGGGAACCTTGAATTCTCCTTCCTTGTATGCTAACACCCAGAAACCCTTCTCTGGACTTTCTACAAACCATCCATCTCTTGTTACTGAATCTAAACAAACACCCACAGCCCATTTAGTTTCAGGTCCAGCTTCTGTCCCAATATTGACTTCTACCTCCCAGTAATATCTCCCTGTTTCAAAGGAATTCTGGCCCAGAGCACTTAAGACAGCTTCAGATTCCTCTTTTCCTTGGTATACTGAGGCATCACCGTCCTGAGGAATATTTCCCTTTAAAGaaacttgttttttattattagataTGATGAGACTGCCAGGAGGTCTTTCTGAGTCCAGAGTAACAGCAACTGCAGGTATAGAGGGGAAATAGGTCATTCCACAGTGAAGACCAATTGGCCTTAGGAAAAATGCAAATACAGggaaaagagaatgaaggaaaataagaggGAGAGCCACAGAAGAGGAGGTAAGACAATTTATGGTTTGTTCTGTGTCCTTCCTCAggagatatgtgtatatatcataGAAAGGCAAGGCTGGATGATCTTGAGTAACCATTTGTTCCAGATGGGTCGAGACTATCTAACCAAGAGGGCTGTCTGCCTGGTCTGAAGATACCCAGAGTCAGGTATTTCAAGATGGGGTCCCTCTAGCTGCTCTCTAATGCTTGACATAATAAGAAAGCCCTGTCAGAGTTCAATCACAGTGTATCTACTTTCATTAAGCTTCTTTGGTATCATTTTCATTTGATATAatttattatgtaattattaaGTCACCTACttctcatgtatttttattaGATTTCTAATGGTTGAAATTGTAGACTTTGTAATCAGACAGttatgaatttttataattaatttatccTTAGTAAGTGTGATTTTGAAGCTACTTTGCTTCTCTCATCCTTAATTTACCTTCATAATCATATATGCAATTATGATACCTCAGCATAGGACTGTTGTGAGAAATAAACAAGATAATGTGTAGAGAACTTACAACTGTGTCTTGTCCATAATGAACACGTGGTAAATTCTTTAAGCTTCCAATAGTTATAGTAACACTAATACCAGCAGTAATAGCAGCAATAGTACTAATACCTGCAGTAATTTGtttcttctcaaataaaatatcttcaaCAGTTAGAATTTTTTCTCATAAGAATTTGTATGTGGGGATAGTAGAATGTGCTTTAGTTTTTGGAGAATTAAATTGACTAGGAAATATTTGTGGATGCAGGGATATTCAGAGTAAACCAGCATGCACTAGAAACTGATAATCAACTAATAATTCTGGAAAGATTCTAAGATGGTTTTCCACTTACACTGAGATACAACAAGCTCCTCTGCCTCAGGCCAGTGTAACAGACATCCTTCTGACCAAGTTGCCCTTGCACTGTTATTCCCATTAATAAATCTACCATATCACTTAAGTCTCAGATTAAAAATCAGTTCCTTGGGGAAATTCCTTAAATATACCATTATTTTTTCTCATGGAAATTTATTATTCCTTCACAAACTTCATCACAATTTGTACATGTACTTCTCCATGAAGTCAGAGATCagatctgctttatttatttggcattgAATAAATAGTTCTATAAATTAatgctggatgaatgaatgatatcAGAAAAGTAAGAAACCTGTTCACAGTTCAGCATGAGATTGAGACTGAACTGAAAATCATGAAATGAATCACCAACCAGGTTTTACTGGGAGTTTATATAAATGTAAGAGTTTCTCATTTGTGTAAGAGATTATGTGGGATAAAATAATAAAGTCGCTCACCTGCTTTGAATTGTTCCTTTCTCcagtctaaaaagaaaaaaaaaatcatatgggaaaatacataaagaacatgTCTTCTCAACCAGTGGGATGCTTAACCcttattcctttattcttttgGACTCccacattcaaaataaaatttctggaatATACCACATCTCTGAAAAATGCTCTTGAAATGCCTCATGAAATTTTGGGGTACCTGAAGTCCCAAGACAACATGAGTTACTCACCAGCATACAATTTTGCTTTTCTCCAGtctgaaataaaacaaaggaattaGATTTTCCCATTCACAAGACCTTCACTCCAGAGTATTAAATTGCTGCAACCATGTGAAATTTGCATGAAATCAACCACATGAAGTTTTATGATAGTGCTATATTTCTGTGTTCATCACTTCAATGACAATTCTAGGGTATTtgccttcttttatttctcatatttctcaCATCCCACTAACatattgtgataaaatatgaGGTTATGACTTTTTTGGGAGAGGAGAAGTGTACTGTAAAGCCTAAAATTTCATGTGTTGCCTGATGACTTTGAGCTTCAAAGGTCTCTAAATACCTGTAAGCACCCCTGCTCTCACCAGATATGCTTCCACCCAGTAGAAGAAAATCCACACTCAACTAATTTTCCTATCAGTTGAGCCAGCTGAACCCCACCTGGTCCTCAACCTAATGGCCGTCAGCTCCCTATCAGCCTGCAGAATTACTCCAAAAAAGCCAATCACATACTTCCAAAGAAACCAGTAGCACCTCATCTTATGGTTACTAAAAAGCTtgcctccctcagcccctgctgGTTCTCTCTGTTCCCAAGTGCAACATGTGATCCTGCATGGCTTATgttgtcctcccctccccccccaggaTGTGAGTATAGGTGATTAATAAACTGCTGTCAAGCTCATATGTCCAGTGGTGGGTGTCATGTGTCTAAATATCTTATCCTATTTAGGGTGGAGAAGCCCTCCCTCACTAACAAGGTGAACAGGAGATGATCAGAACAGAGGGATAGACAAGATGCTTGGTCCAACTATAACATTGATATTACTCACCCCGTTGATATAActccttccttctgtctgaaATGGAACAACAACCTGTGAGATGCAAAGTACATAGCGTGGAGGAAGGACTCTATTTCATCTattacaacaaagaaaaatggaacacTTACCAAGCTCTTTCTTAAGCAActctaaaaaggaaagaaaacaagtctACGGTTTATTTTCTAGACTATATTACCTAAGCCCAGATCCTGAATGCACTTCCACATACCTAGATCAAGAAATTCATCCTGAGAATTACTATAACCAATTCTTCTAACTCCATGTTAATACCAGtgaattttctctctccattggactctattatatttttctccatgtcttACTGGAGGTTGTGAGGTTCTAACTAAATGCACTCATGTCTGTTTGTTCCAACAGATTCCATCCATATGCTCAGCTAGAAGCCCATAAGTTCATAGATTCCACCCAGCCTGATTCACAGTTTTACCTTTggcttcactttctttctctttttccttttgaactTCCTGTACTCTTTTCTTCTCCTGTCGTTCTttccaggccaaaaacacaacaGCACTGAGGAAAATCCCAAGTAAGAGGAAAGTCCCAGCAAATGCTCCCTTCCAAGGAGAGGTCCTAGGGAAGAAAGATTCTGATACAGAAACCCCCAAAACCTGATTAAGAACATTACCAAGCAATCCTATCCCATCCCAATTCCTAAATATCCCCTCCTCACAACTATCCTGTCCCCCAAATGAGCAACACTGACCTGGAATAGAAATGGTTTCCACCTGCTCTTGTCCAAAGAAAGGGTTCTTCATGGAACAGGACACTTCTGTCTTTGAACTGTCTTTCACAATGAGAGATGCCTCTATTTGAAACAACCCATCATCGTCTTGGTTCTCATCCTCAGAAAGAGATGGTATCTTCTCTCCTGTTGCATCTGTCCATTGTACCTCAGGTTGGGGAAACCACCCCTTGCTTGTGCATGTCAGCCTTATTCCTTTATCTTCTGGACCTACCATAAAAACACGAGGACCAGAACCCAGGCCTGGAGAGGAGAAAGTCATTTGAGACCTAGACACCTTTGATCCAGAGTCCTTAATTTTACACAATAACATCAATGTGGGGACATGGACGAAGCACCATCATTCTTGGTGGGAAGAGAGGGtagggtttcttttcttccttcatgaAAAAATGGGTAATTGTAGCTAAATCTCAAGAAATTTGAAGCTGATACTAGGACTACTGATGCCCACCACATCTGCTCTACCCAGGGATATTTGCAATTGGCCATAGAAGGAAAAGAGCAGAGtaaattttacaaatgttaagttctttcagaaaaacaccagggctgcctgggtggctcagtgggttaaagcctctgccttcggctcagatcatgatcccgggattctgggatccagcccctcatcgggctctttgctcagcagggatcctgcttcctcctctctctctacatgcttctctgcctacttgtgatctctgtctgtcacataaataagtaaaatcttaaaaagaaaagaaaagaaaaagaaaaacaccaataCTTCTATATCTATCCTATATCTATCTGTTTCACTTATTGAAGTCTTAAGGAAGGCTATCTTTGATTAAACTGAGTCTTCTGTAGTGACTTCTTTAAACAATATCATTTTGTAatgtttccaaattttctttcttcccctgagTGGAGAATATCTAAAAGATGAAGGTTGCCTTATTCCATGAAGGAGTTGatctatttttactgtttttaacttttccactctcatttatttcttttctctctaccaCCTCTCCTCTTTAACTTTTCACATGGGCCCACTAGGGGATCCATGTCACTTATATTAAAACATTACATTACCAGAATGTtagaaaaatccattttctctTTGAGAATAATGGCTATCCTGGCTTCTAAGGCTATatattattttatccttttaaaatttaatattcatgGTATGGATCCTCTTACACCTAGCTCAGTCCTACTCTGATTCCTCAGATATAGGAAATATA
Protein-coding regions in this window:
- the LOC131834288 gene encoding butyrophilin subfamily 3 member A2-like; its protein translation is MVGSLDFSALRDLFSILLLQVSMWGSDSFLVIGPSEPIVAMLGTDTVLPCRVSPAMNVESMELRWFRSQFSEAVYVYKDGMEQAGEQLVDFKGRAELVKDYITEGRVAVRIYGLRISDNGIYKCFFQKGSDYEEATLELKVIGLGSGPRVFMVGPEDKGIRLTCTSKGWFPQPEVQWTDATGEKIPSLSEDENQDDDGLFQIEASLIVKDSSKTEVSCSMKNPFFGQEQVETISIPESFFPRTSPWKGAFAGTFLLLGIFLSAVVFLAWKERQEKKRVQEVQKEKEKESEAKELLKKELDRRKELYQRDWRKAKLYADWRKEQFKAVAVTLDSERPPGSLIISNNKKQVSLKGNIPQDGDASVYQGKEESEAVLSALGQNSFETGRYYWEVEVNIGTEAGPETKWAVGVCLDSVTRDGWFVESPEKGFWVLAYKEGEFKVPIASESLSPRQHHQRIGVFLDQEDGDLSFYNMLDGSHIFSFIGITLHQTLRPYFSLQGAGTSVTICTTSDDTDNYPDSSPNISVTHLRSGDMGVPQEANHLLLA